Within Elizabethkingia sp. JS20170427COW, the genomic segment ACGGTTAATTCTTTAGATTCTTTAGCAGAACCTTTTTTTAATCAGGAGTATGATTACATTATTCCTATGGTTGATGCTCGTAGAATGGAAGTTTATTGTAATATTTTCGATAAATCGGGGAATGAAGTTCAGCCAACGGAAGCAAAAATTTTGGATGAAAAAAGTTTTTTAGAACTGAAAGACTCTAAAGTTTTATTTGTAGGAGATGGAGCAAAAAAAGCAAAAGAGGTATTACAATTGCCCAAAGCCTCTTATGAGCACGAAAGATACCCATCTGCCCAATATCTAATTAGAAAGGGAGCAGAAGTTATTCAACAAAAAAACTTTGAGGATATAGCGTATTTTGAGCCTTTTTATTTGAAGGATTTCCAAGGAGTGAAGAAAAAAACAATAAAATAGTTTTTCATAACATTCTATAAATATTAAACTCCAGTTTTTTAATGATAAAAATTAAAAGACTGGAGTTTTTGTATCATGAAATGAATTATTGATCTGGCATCACTTTATAAGTTGGGTCGTTTTGCAAATCTACCTCTATAAAACCATTGGCATTTTCCAATAACTGTTTGCAGTCGGCACTAAGATGTCTTAAAACCACTTTTTTATCCAAGGCTTTATATTTCTCAATTACTTTTTTTAGAGCTTCTATGGCAGACATATCGGCAACTCTGGATTCTTTAAAGTCGATAATGATGGTAGAAGGATCATTTTCTGAATCAAATTTTTCAATAAATCCAGTAGCGCTCCCAAAGAAGAGCGGTCCATAAATTTCATATACTTTATTTCCCGCTTCGTCTATAGATTTTCTGGCTCTAATCCTTTTGGCATTGTCCCAAGCAAAAACCAAGGTAGAGATAATAACTCCTATTAACACCGCCAAAGCCAAATTATGGAGCAATACGGTGATGAGAGTAACGAGGATAACTACAAAAATATCAGATTTGGGCATTTTGGTAATAATCCGAAAAGAAGCCCATTCAAAAGTGCTAATGGCTACCATCATCATCACTCCTACCAAAGCAGCCATTGGGATTTGCTCGATAATAGGACTTCCTACCAGAATGATAAATAGGATGGCTAGTGCAGCAATAATAGCCGAAATTCGGGTTCTGGCTTCAGCATTAATGTTCACTAAAGTTTGAGCAACCATAGCACAACCACCCATTCCTCCAAAAAAGCCATTTACGATATTCGCTATACCTTGGGCAGAAGATTCCTTATTGGTATTCCCTTTCGATTGGGTTAACTCATCTACCATATTCAGGGTTAGTAAGGATTCTATTAATCCCACTCCAGCCATAATAAGAGAATATGGAAATATAATCTTTAAAGTTTCTAGATTAAGAGGAATATTCGGAATGTGGAAACTAGGTAATGAACCTTTCACAGAAGCAATATCAATTACTTTCTTCGTATCGATATTAAAAAAATAAACCAACCCGAAAATAACGATAATAGCAACAAGAGAAGCTGGGACGGTTTTGGTGATTTTTGGAAAAACTAATACGATTAGGACGGTCAATAGGGTTAATCCAGCCATAATAGCTAAGGCAGGTCCTTCTATCCATGTGCTAATACCATTTTCTACGATTTTGAACTGAGCAATCTGAGCCATGAATATAATAATCGCAAGACCATTAAGAAACCCATACATTACCGGTTGGGGAATTAATCGTACAAACTTACCTAGCTTTAGTAAACCTACGGTAAGTTGTAAAATCCCGGCCAAGATGATGGCTCCAAAAAGATATTCAACACCGTGAGTGGCCGCTAAAGCAATTAAGACAATAACGGTTGCACCAGCTCCTCCAGAAACCATCCCAGATCTACCTCCTAAAAATGCAGTTACAATTCCCATTAAGAAAGCGGCATATAGTCCCATAAGCGGAGGAAGCCCTGCAAGAATGGCAAAAGATAGAGATTCAGGAATCATGGTCATAGCCACTGTTAATCCTGCGAGAATTTCATTTTTAAAATTAATGTTTTGAAGAGTTTTAAAATGGGGTAAATTATTCATCATAAAGTCTATAATAGCGATTTCCAAAAGAGGAGGTTGATAAAATGATTGACAAAGTTTTTCTTTATACAAGAATTCCAGTAGCAGATAAAGTTCGGCAAGAAGGAAATTGTAACTATTTTTTGAGAGTGCAAAAGTAGAGAAATTTTATAAGATAGGTTTTGAGTTGAGTAAGTACTGTTGGGTGGAAATACTGATATATTACAGCTTGTTATATAAAAGATAAATTTATCTTTTATTGTAATTTTGAATAATGAAAAGTGAAAAATTTAAAATATATAAAAATGAACTTTAAAAAGACTTTTGTTGGATTACTGCTATTGGGTACGATTGCTACAGTTAATGCTCAAATTGATAGTTTAAAGATGGATATCAGCCTAAAAACCAGAGCAGAAGGTAATAATGGCTATGCAACGCTAATCCCTTCCGGGAAAAATATGGACACCAAAGTATTATCCAGAGCCCGATTGGGACTTAATTATTATTATAATCGTTTGGAAGTACGAGTAGCCATGCAGGATGCCGCAGTTTGGGGAGATAGATCTAGTATTAATAAAATCGGAAATATCGATTTCTTCGAAGCTTGGGCAAAATACCAGTTCAGTCCGGCTTTTTATGCTAAAGTTGGGAGACAGGTTTTATCGTACGATAATGAGCGTTTGATAGGCGAAACCGACTGGGCAATGCAAGGGCGTAGCTTTGATGCATTAAAACTTGGATATCAATTCGGAAATAAAGCACAGTTAGAAGTAGTAGCTACTTATAATAATGATAACAAGAACATAGTAGATGCCGATGGAAATACAATTTATTCTATAGCAGATGGTGATGAGAGAACCAAAAGTGTACAACTCATCCACTTCCAAAGTCCAAGGGATAGAGAATTCCAATATTCTGCAATTGCGATGAATAATTTGGTACAAAACCTTGCCGGGACAACCAATGCTATGACCACTTTGGGGCTTAATCTTAGCCAGAAATTTAATGACCGCTTTGCGGTAAGCGCATTTGGTTATTATCAGTTAGGCCATAATACTTTGGATCAGCAAAAAAATGCCTACGATGTAAGTCTGGATTTCCATTACCAACTCACTACATTTTGGAAAGCTACTTTAGGAGGAGAGTTACTTTCAGGAACCCGATATGATGAAGCAAGTAATAAAAACAAATCTTTTAGCCCGCTATATGGTACCAACCATAAATTTAATGGTTATATGGATTATTTCACCTTCAATGGTTCGGGGATGAATAATTTTTATTTGAAAAATACATTTCTTCTTCCAAAAGCGGGAAGCATAGATTTCGGGATTCATTATTTAGAGGCAAATCAGGACTTTGCTGCCAATACCGATCGCTATCTAGGTACAGAATTGGATTTGGTTTATGCCTATCCTATTTCGAAATCGTTTGTGTTTAACTTAGGA encodes:
- a CDS encoding alginate export family protein; the protein is MNFKKTFVGLLLLGTIATVNAQIDSLKMDISLKTRAEGNNGYATLIPSGKNMDTKVLSRARLGLNYYYNRLEVRVAMQDAAVWGDRSSINKIGNIDFFEAWAKYQFSPAFYAKVGRQVLSYDNERLIGETDWAMQGRSFDALKLGYQFGNKAQLEVVATYNNDNKNIVDADGNTIYSIADGDERTKSVQLIHFQSPRDREFQYSAIAMNNLVQNLAGTTNAMTTLGLNLSQKFNDRFAVSAFGYYQLGHNTLDQQKNAYDVSLDFHYQLTTFWKATLGGELLSGTRYDEASNKNKSFSPLYGTNHKFNGYMDYFTFNGSGMNNFYLKNTFLLPKAGSIDFGIHYLEANQDFAANTDRYLGTELDLVYAYPISKSFVFNLGYSQLFASDQMKVLKNVPNARDNQSFMWIGLNFNPKFRLYSTHK
- the tsaB gene encoding tRNA (adenosine(37)-N6)-threonylcarbamoyltransferase complex dimerization subunit type 1 TsaB; the protein is MNILYLETSSKNCSVAISEDDQLRCVCEEVSENYKQSESLHTFVEWALEGAGISLKDIDAVCLGKGPGSYTGLRIGAASAKGFCFGLGVPLVTVNSLDSLAEPFFNQEYDYIIPMVDARRMEVYCNIFDKSGNEVQPTEAKILDEKSFLELKDSKVLFVGDGAKKAKEVLQLPKASYEHERYPSAQYLIRKGAEVIQQKNFEDIAYFEPFYLKDFQGVKKKTIK
- a CDS encoding SulP family inorganic anion transporter, whose amino-acid sequence is MMNNLPHFKTLQNINFKNEILAGLTVAMTMIPESLSFAILAGLPPLMGLYAAFLMGIVTAFLGGRSGMVSGGAGATVIVLIALAATHGVEYLFGAIILAGILQLTVGLLKLGKFVRLIPQPVMYGFLNGLAIIIFMAQIAQFKIVENGISTWIEGPALAIMAGLTLLTVLIVLVFPKITKTVPASLVAIIVIFGLVYFFNIDTKKVIDIASVKGSLPSFHIPNIPLNLETLKIIFPYSLIMAGVGLIESLLTLNMVDELTQSKGNTNKESSAQGIANIVNGFFGGMGGCAMVAQTLVNINAEARTRISAIIAALAILFIILVGSPIIEQIPMAALVGVMMMVAISTFEWASFRIITKMPKSDIFVVILVTLITVLLHNLALAVLIGVIISTLVFAWDNAKRIRARKSIDEAGNKVYEIYGPLFFGSATGFIEKFDSENDPSTIIIDFKESRVADMSAIEALKKVIEKYKALDKKVVLRHLSADCKQLLENANGFIEVDLQNDPTYKVMPDQ